Genomic segment of Tomitella fengzijianii:
GCCCGGGACCGGGAGACCGGAGTGCCGCAGGTGCTGTTCGTGTGCATCCAGAACGCCGGCCGGTCCCAGCTCGCCGCCGCACTCGTCAACCAGCTCGCCGACGGCCGCGTGATCGCGCGCTCGGCCGGGTCGATGCCGGCGGCCGACGTCCAGCCGCACGTGCGTTCCCTGCTCGCCGGGATCGAGGGCGAGGACGAGGCCGCGACTGCGTTCCCGAAGCCGCTCACCGATGACGCGGTTCGCGCCGCCGATGTGGTGGTCACGATGGGCTGTGGCGACGTGTGTCCGATCATCCCCGGCGTCCGCTACGAGGACTGGTCCGTCGGAGACCCGGCGCTGGCCTCGCGCGAAGGCGTCGATGCGATCCGCGACGACATCGAGCGCCGCGTCCGCACACTCATCGCTGCCCTCACCGACTGAAGGAACAGAACCCTCATGCCTGAACAGACTCCCTCCGCACCGAAGCCTTCCGTGCTCTTCGTGTGCGTCCACAACGCCGGCCGCTCCCAGATGGCGGCAGGTTTCCTGCGCCATCTGGCCGGTGACCGCATCGACGTCCGTTCCGCGGGCTCGACGCCCGCCGACCAGATCAATCCGGTCGCCGTCCAAGCGATGCTCGAGGAGGGCATCGACATCGCCGCCGAGCAGCCCAAGATCCTCACGACCGAAGCGGTGCAGGACTCCGACGTCGTGATCACCATGGGATGCGGCGACACCTGCCCCTTCTACCCCGGCAAGCGCTACGAGGACTGGACCCTCGACGACCCCGCCGGCCAGGGAATCGACGCCGTACGCCCCATCCGCGACGAGATCCGCGACCGCATCGAGAGGCTGGTCGACGAACTGCTCGCGCCCGCCGACGCCGAACTGGCGTCCGACCATGCGCCGTCGGTGCTGTTCGTCTGTGTCAAGAACGGAGGGAAGTCGCAGATGGCCGCCGCCCTCATGCGGCAGATCGCCGGTGACTCCGTCGAGGTCTACTCCGCGGGCACGGCCCCGGGGTCGTCGCTCAATGCGCAGTCTGTTGCCTCGGTCGCGGAGGTCGGGGCGAGCATGGCCGGCGAGCACCCCAAGCCGATCGACCCGGCCCTGCTGCGCACCGTGGACCGCGTCGTCGTCATCGGCGACGAGGCCGTCGTCGAGCCCACGCCGGGGATGGCCGGGACCATCGAGACCTGGAACATCGACGAGCCGTCAGACCGCGGGATCGAGGGCGAGGAGCGGATGCGGCTGATTCGCGACGAACTCGCCGAGAAGGCCCGCGGCCTCCTCTCAGAGCTGGTCGTCTCGTCGAAGGCCTGAACCCGGGTCACGCCGTCCGCTCGGCCGTGGCCGCCGCCCGGCGGGGAGCCTGGGTGCGTGCACTGGCGATCATGAGCACCGTCCCGACCGCCGCCAGGGCCGCGAGGACGACGAACGCGTGCGCGTAGCCGCCGGTCGTCTCGGCCAGCACCGCGCCGGCGAACGGGGCGAGGGCAGTGGCCAGCAGCACCGGCAGGCCCAGGACGCCGGAGAGGTGGCCGTATGCGCGCGGGCCCCAGCGGTCGGTGATCGCGGTCGCCTGCAGCAGGGTCGCGATCCCGCGCCCGATCCCGGCAGTCATTGACGCCGCGACCAGCAGGCCGACCGGACCCGGCACGACGGCCAGGGCGAGCGTGCTCGCCGACACCAGCACGAACACCGTCGCGGTGCGCGCGGTCAGCGGGACGCGGCGCGCCAGACCGGTGTAGACGAGGCGGCCGGCGACCTGCCCGATGCCGCCGAGGCCGAGCACCCACGCCGCGGCCTGGGCGTCGAGACCGCGCTCGAGCATGAGCGGGACCAGGGCGAGCAGACCTGCGTACATCGCCAGCGACACCGCGGTCAGCCCGGCCGCGAGCAGCCGGAACTGGGCGCTGCGCAGGACCTCCGATGCGTAGGCGCGGTCGACGGCGGGTTCCTCGGGCCGCTGCTTCGCGGGCCAGGGCCGACGCAGGAGGAACCAATGCGCCGGGACCGTGAGGACGGCGAGGACTACCGCCGCCCACAGGTAGGTCGCCCGCCAGCCCGCGTGCGCGCCGACGGTCGCGGTCAGCGGAGCGAACACCGTGCTGGCCAGTCCGGCGACCAGGGTGAGCGTCGCCAGCGCACCCAGCTGACGAGGAGCGAACCAGCCGGTGATCGCGGCGAAAGCCGGCGGGTAGAGCACCCCGGCCATCGCGACCCCGGCGAGCACCCAGCCACCGACGAAGACCGGCAGTTCCGGCGAGACGGCGATCACGACGAGGGCGAGGACGCCGAGGATCGAGCCGGCGGTCATGACCAGACGCGGCCCGCGCTGGTCGATGATCCGGCCGACCGGCACCCCGGCCAGCGCGGAGACGACCAGCGCGGCCGAGAACGCCGAGGCGACGACGATCGGCGACCAGCCGGTGTCGGCGCTGATCCGCGGGGCTAGGACGGGGAAGGCGTAGTAGAGCAGGCCCCAGGAGACGATCTCGGTCACGCACAGCGCCACCAGCACCGTCCCCAGCGCTGGGCGTGTCGCCGGCTCAGGCAACGGCGGCACCCCGCGGCTGCCGAGCGAGAGCCGTGACCACGTAGTCGGCGTCGCGGTGGACCCCGCGCAGCGTGTTGGAGGAGAACGAGCGCTGGAACTCCAGACCGAGGAAACCCACACCCGGCAGCCCGGTCGCGACCCCACGGTCATGTCTCGGCATGCCGGCTTCGTCGAGGACGCCGACGGAGCGCAGGTACGGCAGATGCGGCCGGTAACCGGTCGCGAAGACCACCGCGTCGACCTGCTCCCGCGAGCCATCCGGCCACACCACACCGTCGGAGGTGAACTCGGCGAACATGGGCCGCTGGTCGGGACGTCCCGCCTCCAGCGCCTTCCGGTACTTGTCCGTCCCGATCACCGGGGTGCCGGTGACGATCCGGGCGAGGACAGACGGTGGCAGGAGGTCGGCGCGGGTGACCTTCAGCCACC
This window contains:
- a CDS encoding MFS transporter, with amino-acid sequence MPEPATRPALGTVLVALCVTEIVSWGLLYYAFPVLAPRISADTGWSPIVVASAFSAALVVSALAGVPVGRIIDQRGPRLVMTAGSILGVLALVVIAVSPELPVFVGGWVLAGVAMAGVLYPPAFAAITGWFAPRQLGALATLTLVAGLASTVFAPLTATVGAHAGWRATYLWAAVVLAVLTVPAHWFLLRRPWPAKQRPEEPAVDRAYASEVLRSAQFRLLAAGLTAVSLAMYAGLLALVPLMLERGLDAQAAAWVLGLGGIGQVAGRLVYTGLARRVPLTARTATVFVLVSASTLALAVVPGPVGLLVAASMTAGIGRGIATLLQATAITDRWGPRAYGHLSGVLGLPVLLATALAPFAGAVLAETTGGYAHAFVVLAALAAVGTVLMIASARTQAPRRAAATAERTA